Proteins co-encoded in one Arachis hypogaea cultivar Tifrunner chromosome 11, arahy.Tifrunner.gnm2.J5K5, whole genome shotgun sequence genomic window:
- the LOC112722064 gene encoding TPD1 protein homolog 1-like, with translation MIRFPPGMNTNITIMNHYCLMFFLCFTLPFVFCDVEMHSGRSTQILHSFYEERNLTTVTVKAEQTLSTSRKFLMHGSCTNKDISISQSRESASGIPEYIVQIVNTCVSECAPYDIHLRCGWFASARVINPRLFKRLSYDDCLVNGGKPLAFSQIIRFTYSNSFLYPLAFKSAKFCSTPK, from the exons ATGATTCGATTTCCGCCGGGAATGAACAC AAACATAACCATTATGAACCACTACTGCCTTATGTTCTTCCTTTGCTTCACATTGCCCTTTGTATTTTGTGATGTTGAAATGCATTCAG GTCGGTCAACCCAGATTCTGCACTCTTTCTATGAAGAAAGAAACTTGACAACCGTGACGGTGAAAGCAGAACAGACACTCTCTACATCaagaaaatttttaatgcatg GTTCATGCACAAACAAAGACATAAGCATCTCACAAAGTAGAGAATCTGCTTCCGGAATTCCAGAGTACATTGTGCAAATTGTGAATACATGTGTTTCTGAatgtgctccatatgatattcaccTTCGCTGTGGCTGGTTTGCTTCTGCAAGAGTAATCAACCCAAGATTGTTCAAGAGGCTCTCTTATGATGATTGTTTGGTTAATGGAGGAAAGCCTTTAGCCTTTAGTCAGATCATTAGATTCACTTACTCCAACTCCTTCTTGTATCCTCTTGCTTTCAAGTCTGCTAAATTTTGCTCAACTCCCAAGTAA
- the LOC112723170 gene encoding receptor-like protein kinase ANXUR1 produces the protein MRPHSRYPFSLIIFSIILILITTTRTEEPAAKSFLISCGSSTGGTDSNGRTWLPDSKYFTTPSSIDTKNSTAKQQDPSLPSQIPYMSARIFTSSSSTFRFPVSSNTRHYIRLHFYPSAYDSSLDPNNSYFSVDANGFTLLNNFSAYLTAKALTKAYFIKEYSLVAAESGKLSITFTPCSKRHGSYAFINGIEVIAIPDLFTQPPPLVSTHQSISVANSSLQTMIRLNVGGQYISPDRDSGGLSRTWYDDSTYLFAAALGVTAVADKNLTIQYYSDLPEYIAPKDVYATARTMGPDNRVNLNYNLSWVFQVDANFTYIVRLHFCELFFTRNNQRKFNIYVNNQTALEGADVYEWTQSKGAPIYQDFATFVVDVPGVDDQELWVELHPAVKTKPQYYDAILNGLEIFKINDSNGNLAGKNPTPSKLLLDSEAKKGNKKHNNLAAIIATGLVLLVAALCLLVYLRKKRKGDRNETVLGNWLAIHDSPNTTTECGHHKSGAGCSISTQGLLCENFSMEEIKLATNNFDESKVIGVGGFGKVYKGVIRGVKEVAVKRSNPSSNQGINEFQNEIYMLSKLRHRHLVSLIGFCQEDGEMILIYDYMANGTLQQHLYKSNKPSLPWNQRLEICIGAARGLHYLHTGAKFTIIHRDVKTTNILLDESWVAKVSDFGLSKTGPNMNQTHVSTMVKGSFGYFDPEYFRRQQLTEKSDVYSFGVVLFEVLCGRQALDPTLPTEQVSLADWALMNLEKGSLEDIIDTRLQGKISIDCLNKFAEIAEKCLSDNGLERPSMGDVLWTLELALQLQKNADAGKLEEKKKEKANDDSCILFDDSNYFHNKIAMATGR, from the coding sequence ATGAGGCCTCATTCTCGGTACCCGTTTTctctcatcattttctccatcatcTTAATCTTAATCACAACCACAAGAACTGAAGAACCAGCTGCGAAATCCTTCTTAATCTCATGCGGTTCTTCCACCGGTGGAACAGATTCTAACGGAAGAACATGGTTGCCAGATTCCAAGTACTTCACAACACCTTCTTCCATTGACACAAAGAATTCAACAGCAAAACAACAAGACCCTTCTCTTCCTTCACAAATACCATACATGTCTGCAAGGATCTTCACTTCTTCTTCATCAACTTTCCGGTTCCCTGTTTCATCAAACACACGACACTATATCCGACTCCACTTTTACCCTTCCGCCTACGATTCTTCTCTTGATCCAAACAACTCATACTTCTCCGTCGACGCAAATGGCTTCACTCTGCTCAACAATTTCAGTGCCTACCTCACAGCAAAAGCTCTCACAAAAGCCTACTTCATCAAGGAGTATTCTCTCGTCGCTGCAGAATCAGGTAAACTCAGCATCACGTTCACACCGTGTTCCAAACGCCATGGATCATACGCTTTCATCAATGGCATTGAAGTTATTGCTATCCCTGACTTGTTCACTCAACCACCACCTCTGGTTTCAACTCACCAATCGATTTCTGTTGCCAACTCGTCGTTGCAAACCATGATTCGGTTGAACGTTGGTGGACAATACATTTCACCCGACAGAGATTCCGGTGGTCTTAGCAGAACATGGTACGATGATTCAACTTACTTGTTCGCCGCAGCCTTAGGTGTCACTGCTGTGGCGGATAAGAATCTTACGATTCAATACTATTCCGATCTTCCAGAATACATTGCTCCTAAGGATGTTTACGCCACCGCAAGAACAATGGGTCCTGATAATCGAGTGAATCTGAATTATAACCTCAGTTGGGTTTTTCAGGTTGATGCAAATTTCACCTACATTGTGAGGCTCCATTTTTGTGAGCTGTTTTTCACCCGAAATAATCAAAGAAAGTTTAACATTTACGTTAACAACCAAACTGCACTGGAGGGTGCTGATGTTTATGAGTGGACTCAATCCAAAGGTGCTCCCATTTATCAAGATTTTGCCACTTTTGTTGTGGATGTACCTGGTGTTGATGATCAAGAATTGTGGGTGGAATTGCATCCCGCTGTCAAAACAAAGCCACAGTATTATGATGCAATTCTTAATGGATTGGAGATATTCAAGATCAATGACAGCAATGGAAACTTGGCAGGGAAAAATCCTACGCCATCAAAGTTGCTTCTTGATTCCGAAGCTAAGAAAGGTAACAAAAAACATAATAATCTTGCTGCAATCATTGCTACTGGATTGGTTCTTCTTGTTGCAGCTTTATGCTTACTTGTTTACCTTAGAAAGAAGAGAAAGGGTGATAGAAATGAAACTGTTCTTGGTAATTGGTTGGCCATACATGACTCGCCGAACACAACAACTGAATGTGGCCACCATAAGAGTGGTGCTGGTTGTAGTATTTCAACACAAGGCTTATTATGCGAAAACTTTTCAATGGAGGAGATTAAACTCGCTACAAACAACTTCGATGAATCAAAGGTCATTGGTGTTGGTGGATTTGGGAAGGTTTACAAGGGTGTCATACGAGGAGTGAAAGAAGTTGCTGTGAAAAGATCTAACCCATCTTCAAATCAAGGAATCAACGAGTTTCAGAATGAAATTTACATGCTTTCAAAGCTAAGACACAGGCATTTAGTCTCTCTAATTGGTTTTTGCCAAGAAGATGGCGAAATGATTCTAATTTATGATTACATGGCCAATGGAACTCTTCAGCAACACCTCTATAAGAGTAACAAGCCATCTTTGCCATGGAATCAAAGGCTTGAAATATGTATTGGAGCGGCCAGAGGGCTTCACTACCTTCACACCGGTGCCAAGTTCACCATAATTCACCGTGATGTTAAAACAACAAATATCCTTTTGGATGAAAGTTGGGTAGCAAAAGTATCTGATTTTGGTTTATCCAAAACTGGTCCAAACATGAATCAAACCCATGTCAGCACAATGGTGAAAGGTAGTTTCGGTTACTTTGATCCTGAATACTTCCGCAGGCAACAACTGACAGAGAAATCTGATGTTTACTCTTTTGGGGTGGTTCTGTTTGAGGTGTTATGTGGAAGACAAGCTCTTGATCCTACGTTGCCAACAGAGCAAGTTAGTTTAGCTGATTGGGCTTTGATGAACCTAGAGAAAGGTTCACTTGAAGATATCATTGACACTCGTCTGCAAGGGAAGATTAGCATTGATTGTTTGAATAAGTTTGCTGAGATTGCTGAGAAGTGTTTATCTGATAATGGGCTTGAACGTCCTTCAATGGGTGATGTACTGTGGACACTTGAGCTTGCACTTCAGCTGCAGAAGAATGCTGATGCGGGAAAacttgaagaaaagaaaaaagagaaggcaAATGATGACTCATGCATCTTGTTTGATGACTCAAATTATTTTCACAATAAAATTGCTATGGCAACAGGAAGATAA